The stretch of DNA ATTCGGATCTGCAATAATAGCCAACTCTTCTAACTGCATAAGGGTGTCAAAGATTTTGGGCGACATTTCTATATTTTCAGTTTGGACAAGGCTACGACTACCCAATATACTTGCAAAACTAACCCTTAAACATTCAAGGCCACTCAGTTCTCCAATCACAAAAGGAAAGCCATAAATCCCACTACGACAAATGTCCAAGAGTACGAGATTTTGAAGTTTCTTAACCTCGTCTGGTAAATTCAGTAGCTCACGACGGTAAAGACCTCTAAGGTTGGTCAACTTGGAAATAGAAGGGGGTAATTCTCGGATCCCAGTGCCATATAAGTCTAGAGTTTTAAGGGTTGACATTAGATCGAAGAATGATGCTGGAATTACAGATAACCTCTCACTTTTTTGGAGAAATAGAGTTGATATCCTTGAACATTCTGGTCTTTGAGGCAACTCTGTAAAATTCGAGTTCATCAATGAAATTATTCTAGCATTTCTCCATGGGAATGACGACGGAAGTCGTTCCAAGTCTTCCTCATCCCTAAATAGCAGTCCAAAGTTCTCTAGGAGAGCCATTCTCAGAGCCGCATTTCTAAATATAACGGGCATCTTAACATGTTTAATACTCGGACATTGATCGAATAAACATTTGTCTATAAGATCCTCCAAACTTGCATGCCCTTCTTCACATGCTTTTCTAAATGTCTGACCAATACCGATTAATTGTTCTGTCCTCCAACAGTCGACCAAATAATCTCTATAAATCACATGGTCTTCGGGGAACGATGCTCCATATAACAAACATTCTTTTAAGCTATCATGCAACTCTTCATAAATGAGTTTAAAGGCAGCGAACAAATCTTCCAAATGATTTAACGGATACATATTTGGAGATTGTAATTTCGACAGCGTACTTTGCCATAAATCTTCATTGAATCTTCCTTTTAAATAGCTTCCGACTCCTTTGATAACCTGTGGTTGCTCACCACATTGTATGAGTATTCTTTCAGCAATGGGAGCGATGGTTGGATGATCAATCACTTTGCCTACAACATCACGAAACAATTTGCGTGCATCATCTCTTGATATTTTCTCAATTTTGATGTCATCATCCATCTCCATTACATAGCAAAGGGTTCTTTCCCTAGTAGCCATCACTATTTTGCCATGCATATGACCGTCATGGATCCCTAGATGACGTAGTTCCATCTTTGAGGAGACGCCATCTAAGAGGAGCAAATATTTCTTCTTGTTTAGAGCTTCAGAAATAAAGTCTGAAGCTTGACCACGATCATTAACCACATCCGCTTTTGAAGTCAGCTGTTTTAGAATTGTCTGTTGTATCTGATCTAAGCCACCTTCCTTAGTCATAGTAACCCAAAGCATGACGTCAAACATTTGACGCTTTGCCACTTCCTCGTACAAATTCTCTAAAATTGTTGTCTTTCCAACACCAGACATTCCCCAAATTCCAATTTTCTTTATCGTGTCATCATTGAGTCTGTCTATAAGCTTTTCCACATTTTCTCGGAGAGAATGAACATCATTTATGTTTTTGGGGAACTTCCCAAACCTGTCTGGAATTCTTTCTTTTAATATTGTAGGCTCATGATTTATCTTACCCCTGAGTTCAACTACAGACTTTGTCATCTTCACCACTTGTTTGCTAAGCTTAAGACGAATACGTAAGCCGGACAAACCAGAAGTACTGTTAATGTTTTGGTACTTGATTCTCATGTCATTCAAACTTGTTGTAATCTTTTCCACATCTTCAAGCCATGTTGCACATTCATGGGTCTTTTCCTGAGACATACGTGTTGGATATATTATGGTGGTTGACACAGCGTCGACCGCCAATAGCAAATGATAAACTTGGATAACGATAGAATCACGAATCGTTTTCCTTAAAGAGTATTTCGACCCTTACATTTGCCTTGGGTTGCACGAAATCTCTTGTAGGATAAGACTATCGATTCCCTCTCGTTCTAGGCAAATAGAATCGAGAGAATACAAATGgagttttgtaatttgtttgttcTTTCAAAGTTGAAAAGTTTCTGATTTTTCTCACTTCTTTTCAATCATGCATCAACATGTATTTATACATGTTATGT from Silene latifolia isolate original U9 population chromosome 10, ASM4854445v1, whole genome shotgun sequence encodes:
- the LOC141606251 gene encoding disease resistance protein At4g27190-like, which translates into the protein MQTILLLIIVLLEKTHECATWLEDVEKITTSLNDMRIKYQNINSTSGLSGLRIRLKLSKQVVKMTKSVVELRGKINHEPTILKERIPDRFGKFPKNINDVHSLRENVEKLIDRLNDDTIKKIGIWGMSGVGKTTILENLYEEVAKRQMFDVMLWVTMTKEGGLDQIQQTILKQLTSKADVVNDRGQASDFISEALNKKKYLLLLDGVSSKMELRHLGIHDGHMHGKIVMATRERTLCYVMEMDDDIKIEKISRDDARKLFRDVVGKVIDHPTIAPIAERILIQCGEQPQVIKGVGSYLKGRFNEDLWQSTLSKLQSPNMYPLNHLEDLFAAFKLIYEELHDSLKECLLYGASFPEDHVIYRDYLVDCWRTEQLIGIGQTFRKACEEGHASLEDLIDKCLFDQCPSIKHVKMPVIFRNAALRMALLENFGLLFRDEEDLERLPSSFPWRNARIISLMNSNFTELPQRPECSRISTLFLQKSERLSVIPASFFDLMSTLKTLDLYGTGIRELPPSISKLTNLRGLYRRELLNLPDEVKKLQNLVLLDICRSGIYGFPFVIGELSGLECLRVSFASILGSRSLVQTENIEMSPKIFDTLMQLEELAIIADPNDSQWHKISLAVVAKLANLKRLSALTFYFPGTDSLEIFIKASFSWKNGVSHTRANFRSFNIYVGSHPNNLAQIDVSKCSGRRYLQYSKGQDIPDAIKEVLKTACAFELINHQDITNFSHLGIDGMKSLEMCLVEGCHAMEVMVDSSLLVGNSALPWLKELHLVKLNQLRHISRGSVPQDSFGQLTKLILCECPKLSQALSWEMVKELKELQHLRVQKCPLVTEVFEVCVVSTPLCPKLQILELVNLEGLVSIHNGNMFEWVGLQKIEIIECDNLDNLCLNETNTRKLRSIKCSKVWWETLTLSDEIRRHLLTFCCFVEDI